In Sphingobacterium zeae, one genomic interval encodes:
- a CDS encoding FecR family protein — METNKSKIDQLLQKYQEGNCSLEEIEWLQQALSTTDTSEQDAIDQALVASLLRPSSVGKMEESRLKIILETIKKQIQQGKEDNDNLLEKGGEDRMPIQKKTIISMRWPYWAAAACLLLFVFSVIFWQQQTSHTLADRNLAGLEDTKDDAVQPGGNSATLRLADGTVLELDKQASGIVMGENITYENGQSIADALSKQGQQMDPSKAMLELTTPIGGMYQITLPDGTKVWLNAASSLKYPMAFAKNERKVILLGEAFFEVTKDSSRPFKIHSKGQEIEVLGTTFNVNAYPENTAIKTTLITGKIKLSNDNRASQAIYLQPGQQSTNTNNGNIQVANVDTAPFTAWKDGLFYFDETPVSDALQQIGRWYNVEVRYKGEVPQTHFYGRIKRNKSLRDVLDVLEEGGLHFELSKGQEKNILLVTPLQ, encoded by the coding sequence GTGGAGACCAATAAATCTAAAATAGACCAATTACTTCAAAAATATCAAGAAGGGAACTGTTCGCTTGAGGAGATCGAATGGCTACAGCAAGCGCTTTCTACTACTGACACCAGTGAGCAGGATGCGATCGATCAGGCGCTAGTCGCTAGTTTACTACGGCCTTCGTCTGTTGGTAAAATGGAGGAATCGAGATTGAAAATAATACTCGAAACCATCAAAAAACAAATCCAGCAAGGAAAAGAAGATAACGATAACTTATTGGAAAAAGGAGGGGAAGATCGTATGCCGATCCAGAAGAAAACTATTATCTCCATGCGATGGCCCTATTGGGCTGCAGCGGCCTGTCTATTGCTCTTTGTTTTTTCAGTAATATTTTGGCAACAGCAGACGAGTCATACCCTGGCGGACAGGAATCTCGCTGGACTGGAAGATACAAAGGATGATGCTGTACAGCCTGGCGGAAACAGTGCCACTCTTCGCTTGGCAGATGGTACAGTTTTGGAACTCGATAAGCAGGCTTCGGGGATTGTCATGGGGGAAAATATCACCTACGAAAATGGGCAATCTATCGCCGATGCCTTAAGTAAACAAGGCCAGCAAATGGATCCAAGCAAGGCGATGTTGGAGTTGACTACACCGATAGGGGGGATGTATCAAATTACTTTACCTGATGGAACAAAAGTATGGCTTAATGCGGCCTCTTCGCTAAAATATCCGATGGCCTTTGCCAAAAATGAACGAAAAGTTATCCTGTTGGGAGAGGCCTTTTTCGAGGTGACCAAAGATAGCTCGAGACCTTTCAAAATACACAGTAAAGGGCAGGAAATTGAGGTGCTTGGGACAACATTCAATGTGAATGCTTATCCGGAAAATACGGCTATTAAGACAACTTTAATCACAGGGAAGATCAAATTATCAAACGATAATCGCGCTTCACAGGCAATATACCTTCAACCCGGTCAGCAATCGACTAATACTAATAATGGAAATATACAAGTTGCAAATGTAGATACAGCGCCGTTCACTGCCTGGAAAGATGGCTTGTTTTATTTTGACGAAACACCGGTGTCGGATGCATTGCAGCAGATTGGTCGCTGGTATAATGTAGAAGTGAGGTACAAGGGCGAAGTGCCACAAACGCATTTCTATGGTCGTATCAAACGAAACAAGTCACTCCGTGACGTACTCGATGTATTGGAAGAAGGTGGGTTGCATTTTGAGTTGAGTAAAGGTCAGGAAAAAAATATCTTATTGGTGACACCATTGCAATAA
- a CDS encoding RNA polymerase sigma-70 factor → MDIDQNLPEKELLCQLHYGDIQAFDILYHRYSQIIYANILRFLKDETIAEDLLQDVFLRIWENRTKINPEQSFAAFLFTCSRNITFNFKRRLKLEMESEIQLAYGVVESENTIDKVLDSKEALVLVEELLSKLPKQRQKIFRLSKLEGKSYQEIAEEMGISIATVRDHIVKANKFIRSGALQDSGFSSLLLALLLYSAK, encoded by the coding sequence ATGGACATCGATCAAAATCTGCCTGAGAAGGAACTCTTGTGCCAACTTCACTATGGAGATATCCAGGCCTTTGATATTTTGTACCATCGCTATAGCCAGATTATTTACGCCAATATTCTTAGGTTTTTGAAAGATGAAACTATCGCTGAAGATTTACTTCAGGATGTTTTTCTACGTATTTGGGAAAATAGAACAAAAATAAATCCTGAACAATCTTTCGCCGCATTTCTGTTTACCTGTTCACGTAATATTACGTTTAATTTCAAACGAAGGTTGAAATTGGAAATGGAATCCGAGATCCAGCTCGCCTATGGGGTAGTGGAATCCGAGAATACTATTGATAAAGTGCTGGATTCAAAGGAAGCCTTGGTCCTGGTCGAGGAATTACTGAGCAAATTGCCCAAACAACGCCAAAAAATATTTAGGCTGTCCAAGCTGGAGGGTAAAAGTTATCAAGAGATCGCCGAAGAAATGGGGATTTCCATTGCGACAGTTCGCGACCATATTGTCAAAGCAAATAAGTTTATCCGAAGTGGCGCATTGCAGGATAGTGGATTTTCATCATTGTTATTGGCATTGCTTCTCTATTCGGCTAAATAA